A part of Astyanax mexicanus isolate ESR-SI-001 chromosome 2, AstMex3_surface, whole genome shotgun sequence genomic DNA contains:
- the dennd6b gene encoding protein DENND6B, with amino-acid sequence MDPFDGPGPRQEKLESAATSAGEPCVPWARFSDWLECVCVVTFDLELGQAIELVYPHDVKLTEKEKTSICYLSFPDSYSGCLGDTQFSFRLRQSVGRVSGSWFGEEDKYNRDAPLILQKELAHFYGYVYFRQVKDVSVKRGYFQKSLVLVSRLPYVQLFQSLLQIIAPEYFEKLEPCLEAVCNEIDQWPPPVPGQTLNLPVMGIVMQVRIPSKDDKPGGSPIRQGQKENLLPAPTVLPTIHELDLFKCFQSILIHLQMLWELMLLGEPLVVMAPSPTMSSETVLALVSSISPLKYCCDFRPYFTIHDSEFKEYTTRTQAPPNVILGVTNPFFIKTFQCWPHILRLGELKMSGDLPKQVKVKKLAKLKTLDTKPGIYTAYKTFLHKDKALIKRLLKGIQRKRPSEVQSAILRRHLLELTQSFIIPLERYLASLMPLQRSVTPWKTPPQIRPFSQDEFMATLDHAGPQLTSVLKGDWMGLYKRFFRSPNFDGWYRLRHREMTQKVECLHLEAICDADLLSWTKDKSEVEIVDLVLKLREKLMRARKHHLPVKEELHEKLENYIQTVISSLPEDLQTVLHKH; translated from the exons CTGGTCTATCCACATGATGTGAAACTGACAGAGAAGGAG aAAACAAGCATTTGCTACTTATCCTTTCCTGATTCCTACTCAG gttgCCTTGGAGACACACAGTTCAGTTTTAGGCTGCGCCAGTCTGTGGGGCGTGTCAGCGGCTCATGGTTTGGAGAGGAGGACAAATACAACAGAGATGCCCCACTAATATTGCAA AAGGAGCTGGCACATTTCTATGGCTATGTGTACTTCAGACAAGTAAAAGATGTCTCGGTCAAAAGGGGCTACTTTCAGAAG TCGCTGGTCCTCGTTTCTAGACTGCCGTATGTGCAACTGTTCCAGTCACTGCTGCAGATTATTGCCCCAGAGTACTTTGAGAAGCTAGAGCCTTGCCTGGAAGCAG TGTGCAATGAGATTGACCAGTGGCCCCCGCCTGTGCCAGGACAGACCCTCAACTTACCTGTGATGGGTATTGTCATGCAG GTCAGAATTCCTTCAAAGGATGATAAACCAGGAGGAAGTCCTATACGGCAGGGACAGAAAGAG AATCTACTTCCTGCACCCACGGTTCTTCCCACCATCCATGAGCTGGATCTGTTTAA GTGCTTCCAGTCCATCCTGATTCACCTGCAGATGCTCTGGGAGCTGATGTTGCTAGGAGAGCCACTGGTCGTCATGGCACCCTCTCCGACCATGTCCTCAGAGACGGTGCTGGCCTTAGTCAG CTCTATCAGCCCACTGAAATACTGCTGTGATTTTCGGCCTTATTTTACTATCCACGATAGTGAGTTTAAGGAGTACACTACCAGGACTCAAGCACc GCCTAATGTAATTCTGGGTGTCACTAACCCCTTCTTCATCAAGACCTTTCAGTGTTGGCCCCATATACTACGTCTTGGGGAGCTGAAGATGTCTG GAGATTTGCCAAAGCAGGTCAAGGTTAAGAAGCTGGCCAAGTTGAAAACACTGGACACGAAACCAG GTATATACACAGCGTACAAAACTTTTCTACATAAAGACAAAGCCCTCATCAAGAGACTCTTAAAG GGAATTCAGAGGAAAAGACCTTCAGAAGTGCAGAGCGCCATCTTGAGGCGGCATCTGTTAGAACTGACCCAGAGCTTCATCATTCCACTA GAGCGATATCTGGCTAGCCTGATGCCACTGCAGAGATCTGTGACTCCTTGGAAG ACTCCTCCTCAGATCCGACCCTTTAGTCAGGATGAGTTTATGGCCACTCTGGATCACGCTGGGCCGCAGCTCACCTCTGTCCTCAAAGGGGATTGGATGGGCCTTTACAA gcgATTCTTTCGGTCCCCTAACTTTGATGGCTGGTATCGTCTAAGACACAGGGAAATGACTCAGAAAGTGGAATGTCTTCATTTAGAAGCTATCTGTGATGCT GATCTGCTGAGTTGGACCAAAGACAAGTCAGAGGTGGAGATTGTTGACCTTGTTTTAAAATTGCGGGAGAAACTG ATGAGAGCTCGCAAGCATCATCTTCCAGTGAAGGAGGAGTTGCATGAGAAGCTGGAAAACTACATTCAGACTGTAATCAGCTCTCTGCCTGAGGATCTGCAGACAGTACTGCACAAACACTGA
- the gcc1 gene encoding GRIP and coiled-coil domain-containing protein 1 — translation MEKFGMSFGGGPSKKDLLDTIEAQKKQLIQYQTRLKDVVRAYKSLLKEKEALEASLNVLTVSQEVDLTLHSHDPPSSGCTGKAECPPPTDLVDDHCSIHSEDSVDTAASVDTATSVTSSSTKGDPLEEDQSGLGEGSVIQQSEDTQSGSESGVSSGSSAGVDQPVASAVAEVDRRVIQLKSQLSTLTNSLATVTQEKSRMEASFQADKRKMKQDLEEMQGKMEEAHKQYQNELQALQEQLAESKARVITQQHEREQEQGDHAHMLRELQKLLQEERSLRQDAELKLEDARETLVETMQAADRGLDYEEQVKKMAEECEMLRKSLQASEAERNKPDPRVQELQQEIADLKAQFNQQIQHEIRKVAQADERLREQAQLEEGRVASLEERVSELSELLGACEKARQKDQQNTQRLRERILQLDTENKTLAIAASAKTTTSDLGIDETTLDVNVLKDKLEKVKKLLQLAAQRSQDQTLEIEKLLEGDTGQGSEVSDGEKASVLYYQQELRQLKDEFERYKVRAQVVLKNKNAKDGNQAKELEEARDQLAELKEKYINLRIHSDEAEAQHKRELEERQQGLVTLQQAHKQELEKLEAHHRENFLRLEEELHKQRDRTMALLSEKDLELEQLRATAMINLRRHSASDGTADRVGGEDAGGADSQEESDLITLKLASPNEPTLLLYAEQLARKEVDITSVRKQKHRLEEDVHQLQAKLIANGERHEEEVAELRAQLDKRIRDQGRDGANLEYLKNVIYRFLTLQDSRGRQQTLSAILTILHFSPQEKQAVVKHQAQSWWPAGMR, via the exons ATGGAAAAGTTTGGAATGAGCTTTGGTGGAGGCCCAAGCAAGAAAGACCTGCTTGACACAATTGAGGCCCAGAAGAAGCAACTTATCCAATATCAGACCCGTTTAAAAGATGTTGTCAGAGCGTATAAAAGTTTGCTGAAAGAGAAGGAAGCTTTGGAAGCTAGTCTGAACGTCCTCACTGTGTCCCAGGAGGTGGATTTAACCCTACACAGCCATGACCCACCTTCCAGTGGATGCACTGGCAAAGCAGAATGCCCACCACCTACTGACCTTGTAGATGACCACTGTTCCATTCACAGTGAGGACAGTGTGGACACAGCAGCTTCTGTTGACACGGCTACCAGTGTGACCAGCAGCAGCACTAAGGGTGACCCTTTAGAGGAAGATCAGAGTGGCCTTGGAGAAGGATCAGTGATCCAGCAGTCAGAAGACACTCAGAGTGGCTCGGAGAGTGGCGTCAGTTCCGGCAGCAGTGCAGGTGTAGATCAGCCCGTTGCTTCAGCAGTTGCTGAAGTAGATCGCCGGGTGATTCAACTCAAGTCTCAGCTGTCTACTTTGACCAACTCTTTGGCCACGGTCACTCAGGAAAAGTCTCGAATGGAGGCTTCCTTCCAAGCAGACAAGCGGAAGATGAAGCAAGACCTTGAGGAGATGCAGGGGAAGATGGAGGAGGCACACAAGCAGTACCAGAATGAGCTTCAGGCTTTGCAGGAGCAGCTTGCAGAGAGCAAGGCTCGCGTAATCACACAGCAGCACGAGCGGGAGCAGGAGCAAGGTGATCATGCCCACATGCTCCGTGAGCTTCAGAAATTACTGCAAGAGGAAAGAAGTCTAAGACAAGATGCTGAACTTAAACTGGAGGATGCTAGAGAAACCTTGGTGGAAACCATGCAAGCTGCAGACAGGGGACTAGATTATGAGGAACAGGTGAAGAAGATGGCTGAGGAGTGTGAAATGctgaggaagagtctgcaggctTCAGAGGCTGAGAGAAATAAGCCTGATCCAAGGGTACAGGAGCTGCAGCAAGAGATTGCTGACCTGAAGGCACAATTTAACCAGCAGATTCAGCACGAGATTAGGAAG GTTGCTCAGGCAGATGAGCGTTTGCGAGAGCAGGCACAGCTGGAGGAAGGTCGAGTGGCTAGTCTAGAGGAGAGGGTCTCTGAGCTGTCAGAGCTGCTGGGTGCATGCGAGAAGGCCAGACAGAAAGACCAACAGAACACTCAGAGGCTACGGGAGCGCATCCTTCAGCTGGACACTGAGAACAAGACTCTAGCCATTGCAGCCAGTGCAAAGACCACTACGTCAGACCTTGGCATTGATGAAACAACCCTGGACGTGAATGTGCTGAAGGACAAGCTGGAGAAAGTGAAGAAACTGCTACAGCTGGCTGCACAGAGGTCCCAGGACCAAACGTTGGAGATTGAGAAGCTTCTAGAGGGAGACACAGGGCAGGGCAGTGAGGTCTCTGATGGAGAGAAGGCCTCTGTTCTGTACTACCAGCAAGAACTCCGGCAGCTGAAGGATGAGTTTGAGAGGTACAAAGTAAGGGCGCAGGTGGTTCTCAAGAACAAGAATGCAAAAGACGGCAACCAGGCCAAGGAGCTCGAGGAGGCCCGTGACCAGCTGGCTGAACTGAAAGAGAAATACATCAACCTGCGCATTCACTCGGATGAAGCTGAGGCTCAGCACAAGCGCGAGTTGGAGGAACGTCAGCAGGGATTGGTGACTTTACAGCAGGCCCATAAACAAGAGCTGGAGAAGCTGGAGGCTCACCACAGGGAGAACTTCTTGCGCCTGGAGGAAGAGCTACACAAGCAAAGGGACCGCACCATGGCCCTTCTTTCAGAGAAGGACCTTGAGCTGGAACAGCTCCGAGCCACAGCAATGATTAACCTTCGGAGGCATAGTGCAAGTGATGGCACAGCTGACCGAGTTGGTGGAGAGGATGCAGGGGGTGCTGATTCACAAGAAGAGAGCGATTTGATTACATTGAAGCTAGCTAGCCCAAATGAGCCCACTTTACTGCTGTACGCTGAACAGCTGGCCAGGAAGGAGGTCGACATCACCTCAGTGCGCAAGCAGAAGCATCGGCTGGAGGAAGATGTTCATCAACTACAAGCAAAATTGATCGCTAACGGCGAGAGGCACGAGGAGGAGGTGGCTGAGCTACGAGCACAGCTGGATAAGCGCATCCGTGACCAGGGCAGAGACGGCGCCAACTTGGAGTATCTAAAGAACGTCATCTACAGGTTCCTGACACTGCAGGACTCTAGAGGGAGACAGCAAACGCTCTCAGCCATTCTGACCATCCTTCACTTCAGCCCTCAAGAAAAACAGGCTGTGGTGAAGCACCAAGCACAGAGCTGGTGGCCAGCTGGGATGAGATAA